A single window of Magnetococcus marinus MC-1 DNA harbors:
- a CDS encoding STAS domain-containing protein: MFELHVEGSSARLQLTGDLTIQQAAELKESCVQAVQSGDSLVLNLSGVTRIDLAGLQILCAMHRALVDEGKSLTLQGEIPKPFKETVHIAGFQGCLSADQTRLWK; the protein is encoded by the coding sequence ATGTTCGAACTGCATGTTGAGGGCTCATCGGCCCGTTTACAACTGACAGGCGACCTAACCATTCAACAAGCCGCAGAGCTTAAAGAGAGCTGCGTGCAAGCGGTACAGAGTGGGGATAGCTTAGTATTAAATTTAAGCGGTGTTACCCGCATTGATCTGGCTGGGCTCCAGATTCTTTGCGCCATGCACCGCGCCCTCGTGGATGAGGGCAAAAGCCTGACCCTTCAAGGAGAGATTCCCAAACCCTTTAAAGAAACAGTCCACATTGCCGGTTTCCAAGGGTGTCTCTCGGCAGATCAAACCCGCTT
- a CDS encoding thiamine phosphate synthase gives MRAPRLLIIADLQACPPWSQWLPAALAGGARHLLFRAPGMEDASYLQIAQQLHAQLTPHGAMLLLHNRPHLLPKLPGAGLHMSDGPPSLTAIRHQIGPQVWLGRSCHTLHGGQHAFAQGADYITLSPLFPTLSHPGAAHLGVAQWQQWAAQLPGPVLALGGITADNAHLARAAGAYGVALIRGICGVSDPQTMTARLLGREIGAKE, from the coding sequence ATGCGTGCCCCTAGGTTGCTCATTATTGCCGATCTCCAAGCCTGCCCGCCCTGGTCCCAGTGGCTACCCGCCGCCCTCGCGGGGGGGGCGCGGCACCTGCTGTTCCGGGCACCCGGCATGGAGGATGCGAGCTATCTCCAGATTGCCCAGCAGCTGCACGCCCAACTCACCCCCCATGGAGCCATGCTGCTGCTGCACAACCGCCCCCATCTTTTACCCAAACTGCCGGGTGCAGGCCTGCACATGAGTGATGGCCCGCCATCCTTAACCGCCATCCGCCACCAAATCGGCCCGCAGGTCTGGTTAGGGCGCTCCTGCCACACCCTGCACGGGGGCCAGCACGCCTTTGCCCAAGGGGCCGATTACATTACCCTCTCCCCTCTTTTTCCCACCCTCAGCCACCCTGGGGCCGCCCATTTAGGGGTGGCCCAATGGCAGCAGTGGGCGGCCCAACTACCCGGACCGGTATTGGCATTGGGGGGCATTACCGCTGACAATGCCCACCTCGCCAGGGCCGCTGGTGCCTATGGTGTGGCCTTAATCCGTGGCATTTGCGGGGTTAGCGACCCCCAAACCATGACGGCACGGTTGCTAGGCCGGGAAATTGGGGCAAAAGAGTGA
- a CDS encoding 7-carboxy-7-deazaguanine synthase QueE, whose translation MSDTYAICDIFHSIQGEATHTGLPMVFIRFSGCPLRCSWCDEPLHRQADKAEHLTLTQLRSRILELAPHTTNLLLTGGEPLMAPHLDRLVDYFKDQGYWIAMETCGEGGEIPAEVDWVTLSPKNQLPQSLYERADEVKLVLGADADQSDKERLTQCHHPNLWLQPRALPTGPDPMAVALCYRWALESGGAWRLSLQTHKYIGVP comes from the coding sequence ATGTCTGACACCTATGCCATCTGTGACATTTTCCACTCCATCCAGGGCGAAGCCACCCATACCGGCCTGCCCATGGTCTTTATCCGTTTTTCCGGCTGTCCACTGCGCTGTAGCTGGTGCGACGAACCGCTGCACCGACAAGCGGACAAAGCGGAACACCTGACTCTAACACAGCTGCGCAGCCGTATTTTAGAGCTTGCCCCCCATACCACTAACCTACTGCTCACCGGGGGTGAACCCCTGATGGCCCCCCACCTGGACCGTTTGGTGGACTACTTTAAAGATCAGGGCTATTGGATCGCCATGGAGACCTGCGGCGAAGGCGGCGAGATTCCAGCAGAGGTGGATTGGGTCACGCTCTCCCCAAAAAATCAACTGCCCCAATCTCTCTACGAGCGGGCCGATGAGGTCAAATTAGTCCTGGGGGCCGATGCCGACCAAAGCGATAAAGAGCGCTTAACCCAGTGCCACCACCCCAATTTGTGGCTGCAACCCCGTGCCCTGCCCACCGGACCTGACCCTATGGCGGTGGCGCTCTGTTACCGCTGGGCGTTGGAGAGCGGAGGGGCGTGGCGACTCTCGCTACAGACCCACAAATATATTGGCGTGCCCTAA
- a CDS encoding 6-carboxytetrahydropterin synthase, with protein sequence MKIARMFKFESAHRLPYHDGKCHRLHGHSYRLEMIFSGTVRQPDEKDPQSGFVADFGIVNDLVKEQLIDRYLDHRDLNASVPGIPYTSAEYLSAWIVGWCMRELEGHPQLGDLKIERVRVWETINAWAEADRQDAEGMNFHV encoded by the coding sequence ATGAAGATCGCCCGCATGTTTAAATTTGAGTCCGCCCATCGCCTGCCTTACCATGACGGCAAGTGTCACCGACTGCATGGACACTCCTATCGATTAGAGATGATCTTCTCAGGAACCGTCCGCCAACCCGATGAAAAAGATCCTCAATCTGGCTTTGTAGCCGATTTTGGCATCGTCAACGATCTGGTTAAAGAACAGCTTATTGACCGCTATCTTGACCATCGTGACCTTAACGCCTCGGTACCAGGCATTCCCTATACCTCGGCCGAATATCTGTCGGCCTGGATTGTCGGCTGGTGCATGCGTGAGCTGGAAGGACACCCCCAATTGGGGGATCTAAAAATTGAGCGGGTCAGAGTGTGGGAAACCATTAACGCCTGGGCCGAAGCCGACCGCCAAGATGCCGAAGGGATGAACTTTCATGTCTGA